Proteins encoded in a region of the Sphingomonas sp. HMP9 genome:
- a CDS encoding TonB-dependent receptor plug domain-containing protein produces MTAYRTALTLAASTLAFASVQAVHAQGAPAQSATPAAAEPAADPAAAPDTQDDIIVTGTRAVGRSRLDSASPVDVLSSAAIQRQGTTELGAALSAIAPSIDFPRPSAVDGTDAIRPATLRGLSPDQTLVLVNGVRGHTAALLNVGGSVGRGSAAVDLNTIPTVALDRIEVLRDGASAQYGSDAIAGVVNLRLREARSGGGMTVNYGFYNTDIDTARGSRSTNGEHALTVSGWQGIGFGEDGFLTVSGEYLDRQATNRADFDTRPLLNAPATPKRVTGQFGDPKVEQYSIFANAGTTLTGTWKLYGWLGYQDRDTRSAAFPRLPLDATSATRLTLAGTKDGFLPLINTKSRDINSAVGIKGEVADWTVDLNASYGRNKIGFRTLDSANYAYGSATPRDFSDGALIYDQYILGLDIDRKFDLLQGVNVAFGLEGRREGFKIEPGEQASYGYPTAGTVTGGALLTAPPGAQGFGGFSPDNAIERSRRNGSVYLDVEAQVTDKLLLGLAGRGEDYSDFGSTGTGKVSARYDFARWFALRGTASTGFRAPALQQQYFTSVASVVQDGIPILTGTYPSVNRVAVALGGLPLEPEKSTNLSVGTVIRAGGFELTVDAYRIRIRNQIGLSENLAAAGNPQVAALLTPFNVSAARFFINGIASTTKGIDAVAHYRLPTDAAGTFDLTIAGNVNDVNVTRVPTSTSTLSPAPTLFARNRVESLENGTPGEKVTGSIDWSLEQLGALARVTYYGDVTQPGTTAAGDVHSGKHLITDLELRYQAKKGAQIGLGVSNLFDVYPDATSIANNPTGVIGYPYYSPFGFNGRYVYARAGLSW; encoded by the coding sequence ATGACCGCTTATCGTACCGCGTTGACGCTCGCTGCCTCGACTCTCGCCTTCGCCAGCGTGCAGGCCGTCCATGCGCAGGGCGCGCCCGCTCAATCGGCGACCCCAGCCGCTGCCGAGCCTGCCGCAGACCCCGCTGCGGCACCCGATACGCAGGACGACATCATTGTCACGGGTACGCGCGCCGTTGGTCGGTCGCGGCTCGACAGCGCGTCGCCGGTCGACGTGCTGAGCTCGGCTGCGATCCAGCGTCAGGGGACGACCGAACTGGGTGCGGCGCTGTCGGCGATCGCGCCGTCGATCGACTTCCCGCGGCCATCCGCGGTCGACGGCACCGACGCGATCCGCCCGGCGACGTTGCGCGGCCTTTCGCCCGACCAGACGCTCGTGCTGGTCAACGGCGTACGCGGCCATACCGCGGCGCTGCTCAACGTCGGCGGGTCGGTCGGGCGTGGCTCGGCTGCGGTCGATCTGAACACGATCCCGACGGTTGCGCTCGACCGCATCGAAGTGCTGCGAGACGGCGCGTCCGCACAATATGGCTCGGATGCGATCGCCGGCGTGGTCAACCTGCGGCTGCGCGAGGCACGCTCGGGCGGCGGCATGACGGTCAATTACGGCTTCTACAATACCGATATAGACACTGCCCGCGGCAGCCGCAGCACGAATGGCGAGCATGCGCTGACCGTATCCGGCTGGCAGGGCATCGGCTTTGGCGAGGACGGCTTCCTGACCGTTTCGGGTGAGTATCTGGATCGGCAGGCGACCAACCGCGCCGACTTCGATACGCGCCCGCTGCTCAACGCGCCCGCGACGCCGAAGCGCGTGACGGGCCAGTTCGGCGATCCCAAGGTCGAACAGTACAGCATCTTCGCCAATGCCGGTACGACGTTGACGGGTACGTGGAAGCTGTACGGCTGGCTAGGGTATCAGGACCGCGACACGCGCAGTGCCGCGTTCCCGCGCCTGCCGCTGGATGCGACCTCGGCGACGCGGTTGACGCTCGCCGGCACGAAGGACGGGTTCCTCCCGCTGATCAACACCAAGTCGCGCGACATCAACTCGGCGGTCGGTATCAAGGGCGAGGTCGCCGACTGGACCGTCGATCTGAACGCCAGCTATGGTCGCAACAAGATCGGTTTCCGCACGCTGGACTCCGCCAACTACGCCTATGGCAGCGCGACGCCGAGGGATTTTTCCGACGGTGCACTCATCTACGACCAGTACATCCTCGGGCTCGACATCGATCGCAAATTCGACCTTCTGCAAGGCGTGAACGTCGCCTTCGGACTGGAAGGACGCCGCGAAGGGTTCAAGATCGAGCCGGGTGAACAGGCCTCCTACGGCTATCCGACCGCTGGCACGGTTACCGGCGGCGCGCTGCTGACCGCGCCGCCGGGGGCGCAGGGCTTTGGCGGGTTCTCGCCGGACAATGCGATCGAGCGGAGCCGCCGGAACGGCAGCGTCTACCTCGATGTCGAAGCGCAGGTGACGGACAAGTTGCTGCTCGGCCTTGCCGGGCGCGGGGAGGATTATTCCGATTTCGGCTCGACCGGCACGGGCAAGGTCTCCGCACGCTACGACTTCGCGCGCTGGTTCGCGCTGCGTGGCACCGCTTCGACCGGCTTCCGCGCGCCGGCGCTGCAACAGCAGTATTTCACGTCGGTCGCCAGCGTCGTGCAGGATGGCATTCCGATCCTGACGGGCACGTATCCCTCGGTAAACCGCGTCGCTGTCGCGCTCGGTGGCCTGCCGCTCGAGCCTGAAAAGTCGACCAACCTCTCGGTGGGCACCGTGATCCGCGCCGGCGGGTTCGAGTTGACCGTCGACGCCTACCGTATCCGCATCCGCAACCAGATCGGCCTGTCGGAGAATCTTGCCGCGGCGGGCAATCCGCAGGTCGCGGCGCTGCTGACGCCGTTCAACGTCAGTGCGGCACGCTTCTTCATCAACGGGATCGCGTCGACCACCAAGGGCATCGACGCGGTCGCGCATTACCGCCTCCCGACCGATGCTGCCGGGACGTTCGACCTCACGATCGCCGGCAACGTCAACGACGTGAACGTCACGCGCGTGCCGACCTCGACCTCGACCCTCAGCCCGGCACCGACGTTGTTCGCCCGCAACCGCGTCGAGTCGCTGGAGAATGGTACGCCGGGCGAGAAGGTGACCGGCTCCATAGACTGGTCGCTCGAGCAGCTCGGTGCACTGGCCCGCGTCACCTATTATGGCGACGTGACTCAGCCCGGCACGACGGCGGCTGGCGACGTCCATAGCGGCAAGCACCTGATCACCGATCTCGAACTCCGCTACCAGGCGAAGAAGGGCGCGCAGATCGGGCTCGGCGTCAGCAACCTGTTCGACGTCTATCCCGACGCGACGAGCATCGCGAACAACCCGACCGGGGTGATCGGCTATCCCTATTACTCGCCGTTCGGGTTCAACGGCCGGTACGTCTACGCACGCGCCGGCCTGAGCTGGTGA
- a CDS encoding coniferyl aldehyde dehydrogenase, translating into MKTILVAQRNAFMAELPVTKAVRLDRLKRAAAMVKDNAARFCDAVSEDFGHRSREQTMMTDIGASLAPIAHAAKHLERWMKRDRRPVQFPLGLLGARAWVEYQPKGVIGIIAPWNFPVNLLMAPLAGVLAAGNRAMAKTSEYTPATAALFEEIVGRYFAPEEVAIVSGGPDVGKAFAALPFDHLIFTGATAVGRHILHAAADNLTPVTLELGGKSPVILGASADIARATERVTLGKMMNAGQICLAPDYMLVSAADEAKVVDSIKAAASAMYPTLLANADYTSVVNDRHHQRLTDWIADARAKGATVEVVNPANEDFGSANSRKMPLHIVRDATDDMIVMQEEIFGPVLPIRRYDGIDDAIAQVNRRDRPLGLYYFGNDEAERRRVLDRTISGGVTLDDVIFHISMEDLPFGGSGPSGMGAYHGIDGFRTFSHGRAVFKQSKLDVAKLAGLKPPYGAAAGKTIARMMRG; encoded by the coding sequence ATGAAGACCATTCTCGTCGCGCAGCGCAACGCGTTTATGGCGGAGTTGCCTGTTACTAAGGCCGTCCGCCTCGATCGGCTGAAGCGAGCGGCGGCGATGGTGAAGGACAACGCCGCGCGGTTCTGCGATGCGGTGTCGGAGGATTTCGGGCATCGCAGCCGTGAGCAGACGATGATGACCGATATTGGCGCATCGCTCGCGCCGATCGCGCATGCCGCCAAGCATCTCGAACGCTGGATGAAGCGCGACCGTCGTCCGGTCCAGTTCCCGCTCGGGCTGCTCGGCGCGAGGGCGTGGGTCGAATATCAGCCCAAGGGCGTGATCGGCATCATCGCGCCGTGGAATTTCCCCGTGAACCTGCTGATGGCGCCGCTCGCAGGCGTGCTCGCCGCGGGCAATCGCGCAATGGCGAAGACGAGCGAATACACGCCCGCCACCGCCGCGCTGTTCGAAGAGATCGTCGGCCGCTATTTCGCGCCGGAGGAAGTCGCGATCGTCTCAGGCGGGCCGGACGTCGGCAAGGCGTTCGCCGCGCTGCCGTTCGATCATCTCATCTTCACCGGCGCGACCGCGGTCGGCCGCCACATCCTTCACGCCGCGGCGGACAATCTGACGCCCGTCACCCTCGAACTTGGCGGCAAGTCGCCCGTCATCCTCGGCGCCTCGGCGGATATCGCGCGCGCGACCGAACGCGTGACGTTGGGCAAGATGATGAACGCGGGCCAGATCTGCCTCGCACCCGACTATATGCTCGTCTCCGCGGCGGACGAGGCCAAGGTCGTCGACAGCATCAAGGCGGCGGCCAGCGCGATGTATCCGACGTTGCTTGCGAACGCCGACTACACCTCGGTCGTGAACGATCGGCACCACCAGCGGCTCACCGACTGGATCGCCGACGCGCGGGCGAAGGGCGCGACGGTCGAGGTCGTGAACCCGGCGAACGAGGATTTCGGCAGCGCGAACTCGCGGAAAATGCCGCTGCACATCGTCCGCGACGCGACCGACGACATGATCGTGATGCAGGAGGAGATCTTCGGCCCCGTCCTGCCGATCCGTCGCTATGACGGGATCGACGACGCGATCGCGCAGGTAAACCGCCGCGACCGGCCGCTCGGCCTCTATTATTTCGGCAACGACGAGGCGGAGCGTCGTCGCGTCCTCGACCGGACGATCTCGGGCGGGGTGACGCTCGACGACGTGATCTTCCACATCTCGATGGAGGATCTCCCCTTCGGCGGCAGCGGCCCATCGGGCATGGGCGCGTATCACGGCATCGACGGCTTCCGCACGTTCAGCCACGGGCGTGCCGTCTTCAAGCAGTCGAAGCTCGACGTCGCCAAGCTCGCCGGGCTGAAGCCGCCTTATGGTGCGGCAGCAGGGAAAACGATTGCGCGAATGATGCGGGGGTAG
- a CDS encoding PAS domain-containing hybrid sensor histidine kinase/response regulator, whose protein sequence is MDDRVLILAPRGRDAAIASDLLGRNDIIAFVCRDQSELLVELAKGAGAVMLTEEALIAEEVALLAEWVAAQPNWADIQFVVLANGTRAPRTARATQRLADLGNVLLLERPLHAEAMLGAIRSALTARRRQYELRDVAVTLERAVLDRTSELRTARESLEIALEAAGMGSWDIDLTTGESRRTLRHDAIYGYPEGRPDWNLETFLNHVDIKQRGTVTRAMTEASRTGVIDVEYRIDAADGHSRWLVAKGRVQYDDSGRAARMTGVVSDVTDRKEADAQLAQAQKMDAIGQLTGGVAHDFNNLLTPIVGSLDLLRRRHKDDERTQRMIGGALQAAERAATLTQRLLAFARRQALQPRAVDIGALIDGLVDLMRRSLGPSIAVTLEIPRHLSSARVDPNQLELALLNLAINARDAMPGGGKLTLTVSEVVVDDRNTVGLAPDRYVRIAAIDTGVGMDRATLARATEPFFSTKGVGKGTGLGLSMVHGLAAQSGGTLRLTSEPGSGTTVELWLPATEEAAADTAENTAEPVIARRAAKVLLVDDEDLVRAATADMLRDIGYVVVEVSSASQALSAIRSGVDADILVSDYLMPGMTGGQLISELWSSGNRIPALLVTGYAAAGEDVPDGVIRLSKPFRQTDIAARVDELLRQSPPGRPKLRAVE, encoded by the coding sequence ATGGACGATCGCGTCCTGATCCTGGCGCCGCGCGGGCGCGATGCCGCGATCGCATCGGATCTGCTCGGCCGCAACGACATCATCGCGTTCGTGTGTCGCGACCAGTCGGAGTTGCTTGTCGAACTGGCAAAGGGTGCCGGTGCAGTGATGCTGACCGAGGAAGCGCTGATCGCTGAGGAGGTTGCGCTCCTGGCGGAATGGGTGGCGGCGCAACCCAATTGGGCCGATATCCAGTTCGTCGTGTTAGCGAACGGGACACGGGCGCCCCGCACCGCGCGCGCCACCCAGCGGCTCGCCGATCTCGGCAACGTCCTGCTGCTCGAACGGCCGCTGCATGCCGAGGCGATGCTGGGCGCGATCCGGTCGGCACTGACCGCACGGCGGCGGCAATATGAGTTGCGTGACGTCGCGGTAACGCTCGAACGCGCCGTGCTGGATCGGACCAGCGAGTTGCGGACCGCGCGTGAAAGCCTGGAGATTGCGCTCGAGGCCGCCGGCATGGGCAGCTGGGACATCGACCTGACTACGGGAGAGTCGCGTCGGACGCTGCGCCATGATGCGATCTACGGGTATCCCGAGGGACGCCCGGACTGGAACCTGGAGACGTTCCTGAACCATGTCGACATCAAGCAGCGCGGCACCGTCACGCGCGCGATGACCGAGGCTTCGCGGACGGGCGTGATCGACGTCGAATACCGCATCGACGCGGCGGACGGCCACTCGCGCTGGCTCGTCGCCAAGGGGCGGGTCCAGTATGACGATTCTGGCAGGGCCGCGCGGATGACCGGGGTGGTGTCCGACGTCACCGATCGCAAGGAAGCCGACGCGCAACTGGCGCAGGCACAGAAGATGGATGCGATCGGCCAGCTGACCGGCGGCGTTGCGCATGACTTCAACAATTTGCTGACTCCGATCGTCGGCAGCCTCGACCTCCTGCGACGACGCCACAAGGACGACGAGCGCACGCAGCGGATGATCGGCGGCGCGTTGCAGGCGGCGGAGCGGGCGGCGACGTTGACGCAACGGCTGCTCGCCTTTGCTCGGCGGCAGGCGTTGCAACCACGGGCGGTCGATATCGGCGCGTTGATTGACGGTCTTGTCGACCTGATGCGCCGGTCGCTGGGGCCGTCCATTGCCGTGACGCTAGAGATCCCGCGGCATTTGTCGTCGGCACGAGTGGACCCCAACCAGCTCGAACTCGCGCTGCTCAATCTCGCCATCAACGCGCGTGACGCCATGCCCGGTGGCGGCAAGCTTACCCTGACCGTCAGCGAGGTCGTCGTCGATGATCGCAACACCGTCGGGCTCGCACCCGACCGCTACGTCCGGATCGCTGCGATCGACACCGGCGTCGGCATGGACCGCGCGACGCTCGCGCGCGCGACCGAGCCGTTCTTCTCCACCAAGGGGGTCGGCAAGGGCACCGGGCTGGGGCTGTCGATGGTCCACGGCCTAGCTGCGCAATCGGGCGGCACGCTCCGCCTGACCAGCGAACCCGGATCGGGCACCACGGTCGAACTGTGGCTTCCAGCGACCGAGGAAGCGGCGGCCGATACCGCCGAGAATACCGCCGAGCCCGTCATCGCACGGCGCGCTGCCAAGGTGCTGCTGGTCGACGACGAGGATCTGGTGCGCGCGGCGACTGCGGACATGCTGCGCGACATCGGCTATGTCGTCGTCGAGGTGTCCTCCGCAAGCCAGGCGCTGTCGGCGATCCGATCGGGCGTCGATGCGGACATATTGGTCAGCGATTATCTGATGCCGGGGATGACCGGCGGGCAGCTCATCAGCGAATTATGGTCGTCAGGCAATCGTATCCCGGCTTTGCTCGTTACGGGCTATGCAGCAGCGGGCGAGGATGTCCCCGACGGCGTCATTCGTCTGTCGAAGCCGTTCCGCCAGACCGATATCGCTGCCCGGGTCGACGAACTGCTGCGCCAGTCACCACCGGGGCGGCCCAAGCTGCGCGCGGTGGAATGA
- a CDS encoding TonB-dependent receptor, with translation MQTISSLFAGVALAALAMPSAFAQAGPETPTAMPTDAQVEPAPETSADIVVLGFGQSRQVQSVSAVDLARLTPGSSPLKAIEKLPGVNFQASDPFGAYEWAVRISLRGFNQNQLGFTLDGVPLGDMSYGNVNGLHISRAIISENVARTEVAQGAGALGTASTSNLGGTIQFFSDIPRDTANVTGGGTYGSDSTYRGYARLDTGDLGGGLKGYLSYGYLTTDKWKGDGVQRQHQANGKIVKDLGSLGSLSAFLNFSDRREQDYQDLSYDIIRRRGLRNDNIADNYPLALQIAKTYQNQGALATYTRANNGSSVGFVAPWAGTGTTFPTGFGTVDDAYFDAGGVRRDYLGGVTLNANLTPELTMTTTGYYHNNKGQGSWITPYSPTPAGALNQDGSAITAASPLGFRTTEYSIKRGGALSNIAYETGANTFEIGGWLETNTFTQARRFYGMTDSAEPNRDVLKFQKNAYATQWDGKYGTDTMQYHVEDTLKLVNDRLIVNAGWKGAYVVNSATMLPDTTSPLSVGRISAKDWFQPQAGILFKLTPAAEVFADYTENMRAFVSSATTGPFAATQAGFNAVRGRLKPERSKTAEGGVRVHSGPFQASAVGYYVDFSNRLLAFANGVGILGNAPTLNNAGSVRTYGAEVSANYRVFRPLSLFASYSYTNAEYQDTVTDASGSVQVRKGDTVVDTPKHMVKGEIVLEQSGFTGRVGADYMSKRYFTYLNDQSVPSRVLVDASIGYRFDGEGALHGVAIEGSVTNLTNKTYIATIGSNGYTASGDNQTLLAGAPRQFLVSLKKGF, from the coding sequence ATGCAGACCATATCGTCGCTTTTCGCCGGTGTCGCTCTCGCGGCGCTCGCTATGCCTTCCGCATTCGCCCAGGCCGGTCCGGAAACCCCGACCGCCATGCCGACGGACGCCCAAGTCGAGCCCGCACCCGAAACGTCGGCGGACATCGTCGTGCTCGGCTTCGGTCAGAGCCGCCAGGTGCAGAGCGTCAGCGCGGTCGATCTCGCGCGCCTCACCCCCGGGTCGAGCCCGCTCAAGGCGATCGAGAAGCTTCCCGGCGTCAATTTCCAGGCGTCCGATCCGTTCGGCGCGTATGAATGGGCCGTCCGCATCTCGTTGCGCGGGTTTAACCAGAACCAGCTCGGCTTCACGCTCGACGGCGTTCCGCTCGGCGACATGAGCTATGGCAACGTCAACGGCCTGCACATCAGCCGCGCGATCATCTCCGAGAACGTCGCCCGTACCGAAGTCGCGCAGGGCGCCGGCGCGCTCGGCACCGCGTCGACCAGCAACCTCGGCGGCACCATCCAGTTCTTCAGCGACATACCGCGCGATACGGCCAACGTCACCGGTGGCGGCACCTATGGCTCGGACAGCACGTATCGCGGCTATGCCCGGCTCGATACCGGCGATCTTGGCGGCGGCCTAAAGGGCTATCTCAGCTATGGCTACCTCACCACCGACAAGTGGAAGGGCGACGGCGTCCAGCGTCAGCACCAGGCGAACGGCAAGATCGTCAAGGATCTGGGCAGCCTCGGCAGCCTGTCCGCGTTCCTGAACTTCTCCGATCGCCGCGAGCAGGATTATCAGGACCTGAGCTACGACATCATCCGCCGTCGCGGCCTGCGCAACGACAACATCGCCGATAACTATCCACTCGCGCTGCAGATCGCGAAAACCTACCAGAACCAGGGTGCGCTGGCGACCTACACCAGGGCGAACAACGGCTCGTCGGTCGGCTTCGTCGCGCCATGGGCCGGCACCGGCACGACCTTCCCGACCGGGTTTGGCACCGTCGACGACGCCTATTTCGATGCCGGTGGCGTGCGCCGCGACTATCTTGGCGGCGTAACGCTGAATGCCAACCTGACACCCGAACTGACGATGACCACCACCGGCTATTACCACAATAACAAAGGGCAAGGATCGTGGATCACGCCCTATTCGCCGACCCCGGCAGGGGCACTGAACCAGGATGGCAGCGCGATCACTGCGGCGAGCCCACTCGGCTTCCGGACGACCGAATACAGCATCAAGCGCGGCGGTGCGCTCAGCAACATCGCCTATGAAACGGGTGCGAACACCTTCGAGATCGGCGGCTGGCTCGAGACCAACACCTTCACGCAGGCACGGCGTTTCTACGGAATGACCGACAGCGCAGAGCCCAACCGCGACGTGCTGAAGTTCCAGAAGAATGCGTATGCGACGCAGTGGGACGGTAAATACGGCACCGACACGATGCAGTATCATGTCGAGGATACGCTGAAGCTCGTCAACGACCGGCTGATCGTCAACGCCGGGTGGAAAGGCGCCTATGTCGTCAACAGCGCGACGATGCTGCCCGATACGACGTCGCCGCTGTCGGTCGGCCGCATCTCTGCCAAGGACTGGTTCCAGCCCCAGGCCGGTATCCTGTTCAAGCTGACCCCGGCGGCGGAAGTCTTCGCCGACTATACCGAGAACATGCGCGCGTTCGTATCCTCGGCGACGACCGGGCCGTTCGCGGCGACGCAGGCCGGGTTCAACGCGGTTCGCGGGCGCCTCAAGCCCGAGCGATCGAAGACGGCGGAAGGCGGCGTTCGCGTCCATAGCGGTCCGTTCCAGGCCTCGGCGGTCGGCTATTATGTCGACTTCTCGAACCGCCTGCTCGCGTTCGCCAATGGTGTCGGCATCCTCGGCAACGCACCGACGCTGAACAATGCCGGCAGCGTGCGCACGTACGGCGCCGAAGTCTCCGCCAACTACCGCGTGTTCCGCCCGCTCTCGCTGTTCGCGAGCTACTCTTACACCAACGCGGAATATCAGGACACGGTTACCGACGCGTCCGGATCGGTCCAGGTCCGCAAGGGTGACACCGTCGTCGATACGCCCAAGCACATGGTAAAGGGCGAGATCGTGCTCGAGCAGTCGGGTTTCACCGGCCGGGTCGGCGCGGACTATATGAGCAAGCGCTACTTCACCTATCTCAATGACCAGTCGGTGCCGAGCCGTGTGCTGGTCGATGCGAGCATCGGCTATCGGTTCGACGGCGAAGGCGCGCTGCACGGCGTCGCGATCGAAGGCAGCGTCACCAACCTGACCAACAAGACGTACATCGCGACGATCGGGTCGAACGGCTACACTGCTAGCGGCGACAACCAGACCTTGCTGGCCGGGGCACCGCGGCAGTTCCTCGTTTCGCTAAAGAAGGGCTTCTGA
- a CDS encoding ATPase domain-containing protein — translation MALNGHLPALAQTGIDGLDDILNGGLTPDRMYLVEGTPGTGKTTLGLGFLLTGAAVGEAGLYITLAETEVELRAVAQTHGWSLDSLSLFEMVPADGLGEDHEQTLLHPSEVELGETIRDVMAKVDELRPKRVVIDSLSELRLLAQSPIRYRRQILALKHFFSTRACTVLFLDDKSGSGSDLQLHSIAHGVISLEQTLSGFGAQRRRMHVVKMRGVRYRGGYHDFEIERGGLCVYPRLIASEHVMKYSDDAVSTGSVELDALLGGGLIPGTATLLTGPAGVGKTTASVQSMIAALKRGDRAAYFLFDERLPTLLKRSASLGMDLLPFVENGQLELRAIDPAEMSPGEFSGAVRAAVEQHGAKIVVIDSLNAYLQAMPNEQFLILQMHEMLTYLGQKGIVSLLILGLHGITGDVRSDVDLSYLSDTIVQLRYFEAHGEVRQAISVIKTRTARHERTIREFQIGSNGLLVGEPLREFQGVLTGVPTFSGEGKTLMASRMGFRDVRG, via the coding sequence TTGGCACTGAACGGACATCTACCGGCACTCGCGCAGACCGGTATCGACGGACTTGACGATATTCTGAACGGCGGACTGACGCCGGACCGGATGTATCTGGTGGAAGGAACGCCGGGTACGGGCAAGACCACGCTGGGTCTCGGCTTCCTGCTGACCGGCGCTGCCGTTGGCGAGGCGGGGCTGTACATCACGCTTGCCGAGACCGAGGTCGAGCTTCGCGCGGTGGCGCAGACTCACGGCTGGTCGCTGGACTCGCTGTCGCTGTTCGAGATGGTGCCCGCCGACGGTCTCGGCGAGGATCACGAGCAGACGTTGCTGCACCCGAGCGAGGTCGAGCTTGGCGAAACCATCCGCGACGTGATGGCAAAGGTCGACGAACTTCGCCCGAAGCGCGTAGTGATCGACAGCCTGTCCGAGCTTCGCCTGCTGGCACAGAGCCCGATCCGCTATCGCCGCCAGATCCTTGCGCTCAAGCACTTCTTCTCGACGCGCGCCTGCACCGTGCTGTTCCTCGACGACAAGAGCGGATCGGGCAGCGATCTCCAGCTGCACAGCATCGCACACGGCGTCATCTCGCTGGAGCAGACCTTGTCCGGGTTCGGTGCACAGCGTCGTCGCATGCATGTCGTGAAGATGCGCGGCGTGCGGTATCGCGGCGGCTATCACGACTTTGAGATCGAACGTGGCGGGTTGTGCGTGTATCCGCGGCTAATCGCGTCCGAGCACGTCATGAAATATTCGGACGACGCCGTGTCGACCGGATCCGTCGAGCTCGACGCGTTGCTCGGGGGCGGGCTGATTCCCGGCACCGCGACGTTGCTGACGGGGCCGGCGGGCGTCGGCAAGACCACCGCATCGGTCCAGTCGATGATCGCCGCGCTCAAACGGGGGGATCGGGCGGCGTACTTCCTGTTCGACGAGCGGTTGCCGACGTTGTTGAAGCGGAGCGCGTCGCTCGGCATGGACTTGTTGCCGTTCGTCGAGAACGGGCAGCTCGAACTGCGCGCGATCGATCCGGCCGAGATGTCGCCGGGCGAGTTCTCCGGCGCGGTGCGGGCCGCGGTCGAACAGCACGGCGCGAAGATCGTCGTGATCGACAGCCTGAATGCCTATCTCCAGGCGATGCCCAACGAGCAGTTCCTCATCCTGCAGATGCACGAGATGCTGACGTATCTGGGCCAGAAGGGGATCGTCAGCCTGTTGATCCTCGGCCTGCACGGTATCACCGGCGACGTCCGTTCCGACGTCGACCTGAGCTATCTGTCCGACACGATCGTCCAGCTCCGTTATTTCGAGGCGCATGGCGAGGTGCGACAGGCGATTTCTGTGATCAAGACCCGGACTGCACGGCACGAACGGACGATCCGGGAGTTTCAGATCGGTAGCAACGGATTGCTGGTCGGCGAGCCCCTTCGCGAATTCCAGGGGGTGCTGACCGGTGTCCCGACATTCTCCGGCGAAGGAAAGACGTTGATGGCCAGTCGGATGGGATTTCGGGACGTTCGCGGCTGA
- a CDS encoding DedA family protein, protein MSIETLIAQYGLAAIFLGAGIEGETAVVTGGVLAHQQLLPLWGSAAAAVAGSFVADQLFFLAGRRYRDTARVRRIAAKPAFAKALDALERHPTVFILGFRFLYGLRTISPIAIGTSHVPARTFMILNAVSAAAWGVIFTGIGYLFGDTLLDAVHSIMPKHKLAGVAILAIVVAVVMAAIRYWRGRSGHANPKPLSSPQKPSSS, encoded by the coding sequence ATGTCGATCGAAACGCTTATCGCCCAATATGGACTCGCTGCGATATTCCTGGGTGCGGGGATCGAGGGCGAGACCGCGGTCGTGACCGGCGGCGTGTTGGCGCATCAGCAACTGCTGCCGCTGTGGGGCAGTGCCGCGGCGGCGGTCGCCGGGTCGTTCGTTGCGGACCAGCTCTTCTTCCTCGCCGGCCGCCGCTACCGCGATACCGCGCGAGTCCGCAGGATCGCCGCCAAGCCGGCCTTCGCCAAGGCGCTCGACGCGCTGGAACGGCATCCGACGGTCTTCATCCTCGGCTTCCGCTTTCTCTATGGCCTGCGCACGATCAGCCCGATCGCGATCGGCACGTCGCACGTCCCGGCCCGCACGTTCATGATCCTCAACGCAGTCTCGGCGGCAGCCTGGGGCGTGATATTTACCGGCATCGGCTATCTGTTCGGCGACACGCTGCTCGACGCAGTCCACAGCATTATGCCGAAGCACAAGCTGGCCGGCGTCGCGATCCTCGCTATCGTCGTTGCCGTGGTCATGGCCGCGATCCGCTACTGGCGCGGACGAAGCGGGCATGCCAACCCCAAACCGCTGTCCTCGCCGCAAAAGCCGTCGTCTTCCTGA
- a CDS encoding DNA-deoxyinosine glycosylase: MSLKHSFPPIVAPDARILVLGSLPGDRSLAAQRYYAHPQNQFWRLMSPVVGLNLAALDYDDRLAALGASGVALWDVIGSARRAGSSDAAILDVEGNNIAALVARLPNLRAVAFNGGTALKQGVKLLGPNFAGPTIVALPSSSPLHTVGIAAKQPAWNQLAAFLVEQA, from the coding sequence ATGTCGCTCAAGCATTCGTTTCCGCCAATCGTCGCGCCCGATGCGCGCATTTTGGTGCTGGGCAGCTTGCCGGGCGATCGCTCGCTCGCGGCACAGCGTTACTATGCGCATCCGCAGAACCAGTTCTGGCGGCTGATGTCGCCGGTCGTCGGACTCAATCTAGCCGCACTCGATTATGACGACCGGTTGGCCGCATTGGGGGCAAGCGGCGTGGCGTTGTGGGACGTTATAGGGTCGGCGCGGCGGGCGGGGAGCAGCGATGCTGCGATCCTCGACGTCGAAGGCAACAACATAGCCGCACTCGTCGCGCGATTGCCGAATCTTCGCGCGGTCGCCTTCAACGGCGGCACTGCACTCAAGCAGGGGGTGAAGCTACTCGGACCGAATTTTGCGGGGCCGACCATCGTCGCGCTTCCGTCCAGCAGCCCTCTGCACACCGTCGGTATCGCGGCAAAGCAGCCCGCCTGGAACCAGCTCGCCGCGTTCCTCGTCGAACAGGCCTGA